A part of Jiangella alba genomic DNA contains:
- a CDS encoding DegV family protein, giving the protein MTGRVAVVTDSTAHLAAADVDEHGIRVVPLQVVVDGVAVDEWTPGAGPGPGPGPGLGRESGFGAGGLGAPGVGLGERGGSGERGGSGERGGRAGGVGGVGVQTRFGPREVADALRAHVPVTTSRPSPRVFLDTYESAAAEGFGAVVSVHISGSLSGTADAARLAARDAPIPVHVVDSRSLGMGLGFAVLVAASAAERGLTADEVAALALDRAVRSSAFFYVDTLEYLRRGGRVGAASAVVGTALAIKPLLHLRDGWVDLLEKVRTSARARARLEDLAVERALAAGGRVDLAVHHLDNAARADELAARLTDRLPTLGSVVVTEVGAVIGAHVGPGLLAAVISPH; this is encoded by the coding sequence GTGACCGGGCGGGTCGCGGTCGTCACCGACTCGACGGCGCACCTCGCCGCCGCCGACGTCGACGAGCACGGCATCCGGGTGGTGCCGCTCCAGGTGGTCGTCGACGGTGTCGCGGTGGACGAGTGGACGCCGGGCGCCGGTCCTGGGCCTGGTCCTGGGCCTGGTCTTGGACGTGAGTCTGGGTTCGGCGCCGGCGGCCTGGGCGCGCCTGGCGTTGGCCTGGGGGAGCGCGGTGGCTCGGGGGAGCGCGGTGGCTCGGGGGAGCGCGGCGGCCGCGCGGGCGGCGTCGGCGGCGTCGGCGTCCAGACCCGGTTCGGCCCGCGGGAGGTGGCCGACGCGCTGCGGGCGCACGTGCCCGTGACGACGTCGCGGCCGAGCCCGCGCGTGTTCCTCGATACCTACGAGTCGGCCGCCGCCGAGGGGTTCGGCGCCGTCGTGTCCGTGCACATCTCCGGCAGCCTGTCCGGCACGGCCGACGCGGCCCGGCTGGCGGCCCGCGACGCGCCCATCCCCGTCCACGTCGTCGATTCGCGGTCGCTGGGCATGGGACTCGGCTTCGCGGTGCTGGTGGCGGCGTCAGCGGCGGAGCGTGGGCTGACGGCGGACGAGGTGGCTGCGCTCGCCCTGGACCGTGCCGTCCGGTCGTCCGCGTTCTTCTACGTCGACACGCTCGAGTACCTGCGTCGCGGTGGGCGGGTGGGCGCGGCGTCGGCCGTGGTGGGGACGGCGTTGGCGATCAAGCCGCTGCTCCACCTCCGCGACGGCTGGGTCGACCTCCTCGAGAAGGTGCGCACGTCGGCGCGGGCCCGCGCCCGCCTCGAAGACCTCGCCGTCGAGCGTGCCCTGGCCGCCGGTGGCCGTGTCGACCTCGCCGTCCACCACCTCGACAACGCCGCCCGCGCCGACGAACTCGCCGCCCGCCTCACCGATCGCCTCCCCACCCTCGGCTCCGTCGTCGTCACCGAGGTCGGCGCGGTCATCGGCGCCCACGTCGGGCCTGGCCTGCTGGCCGCCGTGATCAGCCCGCACTGA
- a CDS encoding VOC family protein codes for MPIASEIFNLTFDAADPRRLAEFWALALGYQLEPPPEGFATWEEALAAWNVPEDQWQSASAIIDPGGVLPRIFFQQVPEPKTSKNRVHLDVRAWRYTDASGGRPPEAEVQAAIAAKVAELVAAGATVSGTVEQYGNAWTVLHDPEGNEFCVV; via the coding sequence ATGCCGATCGCCTCCGAGATCTTCAACCTCACCTTCGACGCCGCCGATCCGCGCCGGCTGGCCGAGTTCTGGGCGCTGGCGCTCGGCTACCAGCTCGAGCCGCCGCCCGAGGGCTTCGCGACCTGGGAAGAAGCGCTCGCCGCCTGGAACGTCCCGGAAGATCAGTGGCAGTCCGCCAGCGCCATCATCGACCCCGGCGGCGTCCTGCCGCGCATCTTCTTCCAGCAGGTCCCCGAGCCCAAGACCTCGAAGAACCGCGTCCACCTCGACGTCCGCGCGTGGCGCTACACCGACGCCTCCGGAGGCCGGCCGCCGGAGGCCGAGGTCCAGGCCGCCATCGCCGCCAAGGTCGCCGAACTCGTCGCCGCGGGCGCGACGGTCAGCGGCACGGTCGAGCAGTACGGCAACGCCTGGACCGTCCTCCACGACCCCGAAGGCAACGAGTTCTGCGTCGTCTGA
- a CDS encoding ComEA family DNA-binding protein, whose protein sequence is MAPDAVPPWARLASASGRATAPSDADTQPGHADDPPPPAGSTSPVRFWRLGLERVQLAVIVLVVLIGAIGAAVLFLLTRPEVVPIEPELVATGTAVATDPPTSAPTDGDAPTGRPDDPPATGGPIVIHVAGLVARPGVVELPSGSRVVDAIEAAGGATPDADLTPINLARVLTDGEQVLVTADPPPAAPPAPPTGSASTPTTQAPVNLNTATAAELEALPGIGPALAGRILDWREQNGRFTSIDELREVSGIGEQRFAQLEPLVTL, encoded by the coding sequence ATGGCGCCCGACGCGGTGCCGCCGTGGGCCCGGCTGGCCAGCGCGTCCGGGCGAGCGACTGCGCCCAGCGACGCAGACACTCAGCCCGGCCACGCAGACGACCCACCGCCGCCCGCCGGGTCCACGTCACCGGTCCGGTTCTGGCGGCTGGGGCTGGAACGCGTCCAGCTCGCCGTCATCGTCCTCGTCGTGCTCATCGGGGCCATCGGCGCCGCCGTGCTGTTCCTGCTGACGCGGCCCGAGGTCGTGCCGATCGAGCCCGAACTGGTCGCCACCGGCACCGCCGTCGCCACCGACCCACCCACCAGCGCGCCCACCGACGGCGACGCACCCACTGGGAGACCCGACGATCCGCCGGCCACCGGCGGGCCGATTGTCATTCACGTCGCCGGCCTCGTCGCCCGCCCGGGCGTCGTCGAGCTGCCGTCCGGTTCCCGGGTCGTCGACGCCATCGAGGCGGCCGGTGGAGCCACTCCCGATGCCGACCTGACGCCGATCAACCTCGCCCGCGTCCTCACCGACGGCGAGCAGGTCCTCGTCACCGCCGATCCGCCGCCGGCCGCGCCGCCTGCCCCACCCACCGGCAGCGCGTCCACGCCGACGACGCAAGCGCCGGTCAACCTCAACACCGCGACGGCCGCCGAGCTCGAAGCCCTGCCCGGCATCGGCCCGGCGCTGGCCGGCCGCATCCTCGACTGGCGCGAGCAGAACGGCCGGTTCACCAGCATCGATGAGCTGCGCGAGGTTTCCGGCATCGGCGAGCAGCGCTTCGCCCAACTCGAACCGCTGGTGACGCTATGA
- the holA gene encoding DNA polymerase III subunit delta — MLCGDMAALSTDPLVPVTLVFGPEALLAERAAGAVVRAARAADADADVSQVSGSELTAGGLAEHVSPSLFATSRVLLVNDVQDVSEPVGDLLVGYVTSPIEGIYVVLLHPGGVKGKKLLTALRKAGIHEVPAERLTRPDDQVSFVRAEVRRQGGRIDEAAARQLVESVGADLRGLASAAGQLAVDAPDGQVTGQVVAMYFEGRAEVKGWVVADRAVEGKTGEAVEQLRWALETGTDPVLVTGALATSLRSLARLAGAPRGMRDADVARDLGIPPWKIRVLRGQLRGWTPTGLARAVRAVADADLAVKGGGNDATLALTTALVAIGTARAA, encoded by the coding sequence ATGCTGTGTGGCGACATGGCTGCGCTATCGACCGATCCCCTCGTCCCGGTCACTCTCGTCTTCGGTCCGGAGGCGTTGCTGGCCGAACGCGCCGCGGGCGCCGTCGTGCGGGCAGCGCGCGCCGCCGATGCCGACGCCGATGTGTCTCAGGTGTCCGGCTCCGAGCTGACCGCCGGGGGCCTCGCCGAGCACGTCAGCCCGTCGCTGTTCGCCACGAGCCGCGTGCTGCTGGTCAACGACGTCCAGGACGTCAGCGAACCGGTCGGCGACCTGCTGGTGGGTTACGTGACCTCGCCCATCGAGGGCATCTACGTGGTGCTGCTGCATCCCGGTGGGGTCAAGGGCAAGAAGCTGCTCACGGCGTTGCGCAAGGCCGGCATCCACGAGGTCCCGGCCGAGCGGCTGACCCGGCCCGACGACCAGGTCTCGTTCGTGCGCGCCGAGGTGCGCCGGCAGGGCGGCCGCATCGACGAGGCGGCCGCGCGGCAGCTGGTCGAGTCCGTCGGCGCCGACCTGCGCGGGCTGGCCTCGGCGGCCGGCCAACTGGCGGTCGACGCGCCGGACGGGCAGGTCACGGGCCAGGTGGTCGCGATGTACTTCGAGGGTCGCGCCGAGGTGAAGGGCTGGGTCGTCGCCGACCGCGCCGTCGAGGGCAAGACCGGCGAGGCGGTCGAGCAGTTGCGCTGGGCGCTCGAGACCGGAACCGACCCGGTGCTGGTCACGGGCGCGCTGGCGACCTCGCTGCGGTCCCTGGCCCGGCTGGCCGGCGCGCCGCGCGGCATGCGCGACGCCGACGTCGCTCGTGACCTGGGCATTCCGCCGTGGAAGATCCGGGTGCTTCGTGGCCAACTGCGCGGCTGGACGCCGACCGGCCTGGCCCGCGCCGTCCGCGCCGTCGCCGACGCCGACCTCGCGGTCAAGGGCGGCGGCAACGATGCGACGCTCGCGCTCACGACGGCACTGGTCGCCATCGGGACTGCTCGCGCCGCCTGA
- the rpsT gene encoding 30S ribosomal protein S20: MANIKSQKKRILTNEKARLRNKAVKSSLKTAIRRFHEAADAGETEKATEAARAANRQLDKAASKGVIHKNQAANRKSSISKRAASL, encoded by the coding sequence GTGGCGAACATCAAGTCCCAGAAGAAGCGGATTCTCACCAACGAGAAGGCGCGGCTGCGCAACAAGGCCGTGAAGTCGTCGCTGAAGACGGCCATCCGCAGGTTCCACGAGGCCGCCGACGCCGGCGAGACCGAGAAGGCCACCGAGGCCGCTCGCGCCGCCAACCGGCAGCTCGACAAGGCCGCCTCCAAGGGCGTCATCCACAAGAACCAGGCGGCCAACCGCAAGTCCTCGATCTCGAAGCGGGCCGCCTCGCTCTGA
- a CDS encoding type II toxin-antitoxin system PemK/MazF family toxin, translating into MARLLRDLVRTLLTPPKRRSDRNDDRQARPSARPADRQAPRADRRDGGDQGEESPGQFGRNATTEAHSVGEVHTSYNPSTDGDPDPGEIVWTWVPYEENDGRGKDRPVLVVAREPGGTVLTVQLTSKNHDGEHDWVGVGSGSWDGEHRPSWVDISRVLRVHPDGMRREAAALGRDQFDAVIGALRDRYGWS; encoded by the coding sequence GTGGCCCGACTCCTCCGCGACCTCGTGCGCACCCTGCTGACCCCGCCGAAGCGACGGTCCGACCGCAACGACGACCGCCAGGCTCGGCCATCGGCTCGTCCCGCCGATCGTCAGGCACCGCGCGCCGACCGCCGAGACGGCGGCGATCAGGGCGAGGAGTCGCCCGGCCAGTTCGGCCGGAACGCGACCACGGAGGCACACTCCGTCGGCGAGGTCCACACGTCGTACAACCCGAGCACCGACGGCGACCCCGATCCCGGCGAGATCGTCTGGACCTGGGTCCCGTACGAGGAGAACGACGGCCGCGGCAAGGACCGTCCCGTCCTCGTCGTCGCGCGCGAGCCCGGCGGCACCGTGCTCACCGTCCAGTTGACCAGCAAGAACCACGACGGCGAACACGACTGGGTCGGCGTCGGCTCCGGCAGTTGGGACGGCGAGCACCGTCCGTCCTGGGTCGACATCAGCCGGGTCCTGCGCGTTCACCCCGACGGCATGCGGCGCGAGGCGGCGGCGCTCGGCCGCGACCAGTTCGACGCGGTGATCGGCGCACTGCGCGACCGCTACGGGTGGAGCTGA
- a CDS encoding SPFH domain-containing protein, with the protein MTETPTAPPADAVRGGARDGDGAERGGRLAGPAPVGTSGHRVDVTEHRAWAMSGFVALFLALAAAAYAVWQAVQLAPSVRDAFETEDWAGVSAGRAGLAVAALLVAALLASPLVVVQPGQTRVILFFGRYIGTVRRTGLVWVVPFSTRRQVSVRVNNFETTELKVNDADGNPVNIAAIVVWQVADTARASFAVEDYRDFVEVQSEAALRHVATTHPYDDQSDQGTSLRGSTDVVSDELAHEVAARVAVAGVEILEVRISHLAYAQEIAQAMLQRQQASAIVAARERIVEGAVSMVELALARLERENVVALDEERKAAMVSNLLVVLCGDQRATPVVNTGSLYT; encoded by the coding sequence ATGACCGAGACCCCCACGGCCCCGCCCGCCGATGCGGTCCGGGGCGGCGCCCGCGACGGCGACGGTGCCGAGCGTGGCGGTCGTCTGGCCGGGCCGGCGCCGGTGGGCACGTCCGGCCACCGCGTCGACGTCACCGAACACCGCGCGTGGGCCATGAGCGGCTTCGTCGCGTTGTTCCTCGCGCTCGCCGCCGCCGCGTACGCCGTCTGGCAGGCCGTCCAGCTGGCGCCGTCGGTGCGCGACGCCTTCGAGACCGAGGACTGGGCCGGGGTCTCGGCCGGTCGCGCCGGACTGGCCGTCGCCGCGCTGCTGGTGGCCGCGCTGCTCGCGTCGCCGCTGGTGGTCGTCCAGCCGGGACAGACGCGGGTGATCCTGTTCTTCGGCCGCTACATCGGCACGGTCCGCCGCACCGGGCTGGTCTGGGTCGTCCCGTTCAGCACCCGGCGTCAGGTGTCGGTGCGCGTGAACAACTTCGAGACCACCGAGCTGAAGGTCAACGACGCCGACGGCAACCCCGTCAACATCGCCGCCATCGTCGTCTGGCAGGTCGCCGACACCGCGCGCGCCTCGTTCGCCGTCGAGGACTACCGCGACTTCGTCGAGGTCCAGTCCGAGGCCGCGCTGCGCCACGTCGCCACCACCCACCCGTATGACGACCAGAGCGACCAGGGCACGTCGCTGCGCGGCTCGACCGACGTCGTGTCCGACGAACTGGCGCACGAGGTCGCCGCGCGGGTCGCCGTCGCCGGGGTCGAGATCCTGGAGGTGCGCATCAGCCACCTCGCGTACGCGCAGGAGATCGCCCAGGCGATGCTGCAGCGCCAGCAGGCCAGCGCCATCGTCGCCGCCCGCGAACGCATCGTCGAGGGCGCCGTCTCCATGGTCGAGCTGGCGCTGGCCCGGCTGGAGCGCGAGAACGTCGTCGCGCTCGACGAGGAACGCAAGGCCGCGATGGTGTCGAACCTCCTCGTCGTCCTCTGCGGCGACCAGCGCGCCACCCCGGTCGTCAACACCGGCAGCCTCTACACCTGA
- the lepA gene encoding translation elongation factor 4, which produces MPVSENAPVPSATPPELIRNFCIIAHIDHGKSTLADRMLQLTGVVDERSMRAQYLDRMDIERERGITIKSQAVRLPFTSQNSGTTYALNLIDTPGHVDFSYEVSRSLAACEGAVLLVDAAQGIEAQTLANLYMALENDLTIIPVLNKIDLPAAQPEKYAAELAHLIGGDPDDVLRVSGKTGEGVLELLERVVAEVPAPEGDPDAPARAMIFDSVYDTYRGVVTYVRVIDGKLTPRERILMLSTKATHELLEIGVISPEMTPGGGLGVGEVGYLITGVKDVRQSKVGDTVTVAGKPASTPLAGYRDPKPMVFSGLYPVDGSDYPDLREALDKLKLNDAALVYEPETSAALGFGFRCGFLGLLHLEIVRERLEREFGLDLISTAPNVVYQVTMEDGAEHIVTNPSEFPSGKIASVREPVVRATLLAPSEFVGTIMELCQARRGTLLGMDYLSEDRVELRYTIPLAEIVFDFFDALKSRTRGYASLDYEPTGDQEADLVKVDILLHGDPVDAFSAIVHKDKAYAYGVAMAGKLKELIPRQQFEVPIQAAIGARVIARENIRAIRKDVLAKCYGGDITRKRKLLEKQKEGKKRMKMVGRVEVPQEAFIAALSSDGGGSSS; this is translated from the coding sequence GTGCCAGTCAGCGAGAACGCGCCGGTGCCGTCGGCGACCCCGCCGGAGCTGATCCGGAACTTCTGCATCATCGCCCACATCGACCACGGCAAGTCGACGCTGGCGGACCGGATGCTGCAGTTGACGGGCGTCGTCGACGAGCGGTCCATGCGCGCGCAGTACCTCGACCGCATGGACATCGAGCGCGAGCGTGGCATCACCATCAAGAGCCAGGCGGTCCGGCTGCCGTTCACGTCGCAGAACAGCGGGACGACGTACGCGCTCAACCTCATCGATACCCCCGGGCACGTCGACTTCTCCTACGAGGTCAGCCGCAGCCTGGCCGCGTGCGAGGGCGCGGTGCTGCTGGTCGACGCCGCGCAGGGCATCGAGGCGCAGACGCTGGCGAACCTGTACATGGCGCTGGAGAACGACCTCACGATCATCCCGGTGCTGAACAAGATCGACCTGCCGGCGGCGCAGCCGGAGAAGTACGCCGCGGAGCTCGCCCACCTCATCGGCGGCGACCCCGACGACGTCCTGCGGGTGAGCGGCAAGACCGGCGAGGGCGTGCTCGAACTGCTCGAGCGGGTCGTGGCCGAAGTGCCGGCGCCCGAGGGCGACCCCGACGCGCCCGCCCGCGCGATGATCTTCGACAGCGTCTACGACACCTACCGCGGCGTCGTCACGTACGTCCGCGTCATCGACGGGAAGCTGACGCCGCGCGAGCGCATCCTCATGCTGTCGACGAAGGCCACGCACGAGCTGCTCGAGATCGGCGTCATCTCGCCAGAGATGACGCCCGGCGGCGGGCTCGGCGTCGGCGAGGTCGGCTACCTGATCACCGGCGTGAAGGACGTCCGCCAGTCGAAGGTCGGCGACACCGTCACCGTCGCCGGGAAGCCGGCCAGCACCCCGCTGGCCGGCTACCGCGATCCCAAGCCGATGGTGTTCTCCGGCCTCTACCCGGTGGACGGGTCGGACTACCCCGACCTGCGCGAGGCGCTCGACAAGCTCAAGCTCAACGACGCCGCGCTGGTGTACGAGCCGGAGACGTCGGCGGCGCTGGGCTTCGGCTTCCGCTGCGGCTTCCTCGGCCTGCTGCACCTCGAGATCGTCCGCGAACGGCTCGAGCGCGAGTTCGGCCTCGACCTCATCTCGACCGCGCCGAACGTCGTCTACCAGGTCACCATGGAGGACGGCGCCGAGCACATCGTCACGAACCCGAGCGAGTTCCCGTCCGGCAAGATCGCGTCGGTGCGCGAGCCGGTCGTGCGGGCCACGCTGCTGGCGCCGAGCGAGTTCGTCGGCACCATCATGGAGCTGTGCCAGGCCCGCCGCGGCACGCTGCTCGGCATGGACTACCTGTCCGAGGACCGCGTCGAGCTGCGCTACACCATCCCGCTGGCCGAGATCGTGTTCGACTTCTTCGACGCGCTCAAGTCGCGCACCCGCGGCTACGCCAGCCTCGACTACGAGCCCACCGGCGACCAGGAGGCCGACCTCGTCAAGGTCGACATCCTGCTGCACGGCGACCCCGTCGACGCGTTCAGCGCCATCGTCCACAAGGACAAGGCCTACGCGTACGGCGTCGCCATGGCGGGCAAGCTCAAGGAGCTCATCCCGCGGCAGCAGTTCGAGGTGCCCATCCAGGCCGCCATCGGCGCGCGCGTCATCGCCCGCGAGAACATCCGCGCCATCCGCAAGGACGTCCTGGCCAAGTGCTACGGCGGCGACATCACGCGGAAGCGGAAACTGCTGGAGAAGCAGAAGGAAGGCAAGAAGCGGATGAAGATGGTCGGCCGGGTCGAGGTGCCGCAGGAGGCGTTCATCGCGGCACTCTCGTCCGACGGCGGCGGCTCTTCGAGCTAG
- a CDS encoding NUDIX hydrolase family protein: MNQTAVDSHENWLTPDELATARRRLPILYVNAVPVRVDDSGVATAVGLLLRSTPEGEIRREVVAGRVLFHERIRDALVRHIEKDLGPLALPRIPVSPTPFTVAEYLPTPGVTPYHDPRQHAVALAFVIPVTGDCAPRQDALDLIWLSPQDAADDAVQKEMLGGHGIVLRQALAHLGFPPAPPVV; this comes from the coding sequence ATGAACCAGACCGCCGTCGACTCCCACGAGAACTGGCTCACCCCCGACGAGCTCGCCACCGCGCGTCGTCGGCTCCCGATCCTCTACGTCAACGCGGTCCCCGTACGCGTCGACGACTCCGGTGTCGCGACGGCGGTCGGCCTGCTGCTGCGGTCGACGCCGGAGGGCGAGATCCGGCGCGAGGTCGTGGCCGGGCGGGTGCTGTTCCACGAACGCATCCGCGACGCGCTGGTGCGGCACATCGAGAAGGACCTCGGCCCGCTGGCACTGCCGCGCATCCCGGTGTCGCCGACGCCGTTCACCGTCGCCGAGTACCTGCCCACGCCGGGCGTCACGCCGTACCACGACCCCCGCCAGCACGCCGTCGCGCTGGCGTTCGTCATCCCCGTCACCGGCGACTGCGCGCCCCGTCAGGACGCGCTCGACCTCATCTGGCTGTCACCGCAGGACGCCGCCGACGACGCCGTCCAGAAGGAGATGCTCGGCGGGCACGGCATCGTGCTGCGCCAGGCGCTCGCGCACCTCGGCTTCCCGCCCGCGCCGCCGGTCGTCTAG
- a CDS encoding ABC transporter substrate-binding protein — MRRAKAAAAGRSRDGSGAAGSTRGTRRAGSTRGAARGTWRTAAAAVLVLGLAAACTAGTTNQSGGSNENGGGTVIYGKTDGGTTFVRNYNVMGPATDKAPHPEMIYEPLMRIDYGNGAVIEPWLAESWEFNDDGTQLTMTLRDDVTFSDGEEFTADDVVYSLSLPLEKPEFSIAGVTYTAVEKVDDTTVSVTFAEPSFATLKQFASVLLPMVPEHIWTAEDLNTWTNPDPVGTGPFTLGDFKPQQVTLQARDDYWGGDLPMDSFKIIPTGEALKAQLLRGEVDLGTASWANGEEEYVGQDPERHLYQLYSNGGAMSLLFNTAKPPFDDVHVRRALSMTIDRTAVVTTLQRPGTEAGPTGLSEQLYGDWMRPEYLEVQPVSADDALAELAAGGWTIEDGALVKDGQSYPLTILFNADWGWGSYADILINTWRDTLGLEVQPAGQPSAGYYDQQNLGTFDMVAATTGGAGIYGVYNFLSSSFLMPIGESASLNAGRWNDPETDEIITAMERTEDVDELKELGQQLQDIVVEEVPFSPIYNNYWFVDINATRWTNWPTPESFDHIPFIGMGPDMTLTLLDLEPTGES; from the coding sequence ATGCGCCGGGCGAAGGCTGCCGCCGCGGGGAGGAGCCGGGACGGCAGCGGCGCGGCGGGCAGTACCCGCGGCACGCGCAGGGCAGGCAGTACCCGCGGCGCGGCCCGCGGCACGTGGCGGACGGCGGCGGCCGCGGTGCTGGTGCTCGGTCTCGCGGCCGCGTGCACCGCCGGCACCACGAACCAGAGCGGCGGCAGCAACGAGAACGGCGGCGGCACGGTCATCTACGGCAAGACCGACGGCGGCACGACGTTCGTGCGGAACTACAACGTGATGGGGCCGGCCACCGACAAGGCGCCGCATCCGGAGATGATCTACGAACCGCTCATGCGCATCGACTACGGCAACGGCGCGGTGATCGAGCCGTGGCTGGCCGAGAGCTGGGAGTTCAACGACGATGGCACGCAGCTGACGATGACGCTGCGCGACGACGTGACGTTCTCGGACGGCGAGGAGTTCACCGCCGACGACGTCGTGTACAGCCTGAGCCTGCCGCTGGAGAAGCCGGAGTTCAGCATCGCGGGCGTCACCTACACCGCGGTGGAGAAGGTCGACGACACGACGGTGAGCGTGACGTTCGCGGAGCCGTCGTTCGCCACGCTCAAGCAGTTCGCCAGCGTCCTGCTGCCGATGGTCCCGGAACACATCTGGACCGCCGAGGACCTGAACACCTGGACCAACCCGGACCCGGTCGGGACGGGGCCGTTCACGCTCGGCGACTTCAAGCCGCAGCAGGTGACGCTGCAGGCGCGGGACGACTACTGGGGCGGCGACCTGCCGATGGACTCGTTCAAGATCATCCCGACCGGCGAGGCGCTGAAGGCGCAGCTGCTGCGCGGCGAGGTCGACCTCGGGACGGCGTCGTGGGCGAACGGGGAGGAGGAGTACGTCGGGCAGGACCCGGAGCGGCACCTGTACCAGCTGTACTCCAACGGCGGCGCGATGTCGCTGCTGTTCAACACCGCGAAGCCGCCGTTCGACGACGTGCACGTGCGGCGGGCGCTGTCGATGACGATCGACCGGACGGCGGTCGTGACGACGCTGCAGCGGCCGGGCACCGAGGCCGGCCCGACCGGGCTGTCCGAGCAGCTCTACGGCGACTGGATGCGCCCGGAGTACCTGGAGGTGCAGCCGGTGTCGGCCGACGACGCGCTGGCGGAGCTGGCGGCGGGCGGCTGGACGATCGAGGACGGCGCGCTGGTGAAGGACGGCCAGAGCTACCCGCTGACGATCCTGTTCAACGCCGACTGGGGCTGGGGCAGCTACGCCGACATCCTCATCAACACCTGGCGCGACACGCTCGGCCTGGAGGTCCAGCCGGCCGGCCAGCCGAGCGCCGGCTACTACGACCAGCAGAACCTCGGCACCTTCGACATGGTCGCGGCGACGACGGGCGGCGCGGGCATCTACGGCGTCTACAACTTCCTCAGCAGCTCGTTCCTGATGCCGATCGGCGAGTCGGCGTCGCTGAACGCGGGCCGCTGGAACGACCCGGAGACCGACGAGATCATCACGGCGATGGAGCGCACCGAGGACGTCGACGAGCTCAAGGAGCTGGGGCAGCAGCTGCAGGACATCGTCGTCGAGGAGGTGCCGTTCAGCCCGATCTACAACAACTACTGGTTCGTCGACATCAACGCGACGCGGTGGACGAACTGGCCGACGCCGGAGTCGTTCGACCACATCCCGTTCATCGGGATGGGCCCGGACATGACGCTGACCCTGCTCGACCTCGAACCGACGGGCGAGAGCTGA
- a CDS encoding ABC transporter permease, with product MATTLTATAAPAKAPRTRRRWGFLARRLGFYAVAAAAAIVLNFLLPRLMPGDPSSAIVEELERVSGQQVPPETLASIRAIFGDPSQNLGEQFVSYLGQLAHLDLGVSIVNFPVPVGDLVWQALPWTLLLVGVTTVLAFVVGTGLGVLAGWKAGSRFDAVVTPLTTFLSSVPYFWVALLALWVFGFLLGWFPLSGGYDPNLTEGLNLPFLASVLHYGALPATTIVFSAFGGWLLGMRNMMVTTVREDYVLLAQAKGLAPGRVMLRYAARNAMLPSFTGFAMALGGVVGGALLTEIVFSYPGIGYLMYEALQKRDYPMMQGVFLLITLAVLVANLVADSVYVLLDPRIREQG from the coding sequence ATGGCCACCACCCTGACCGCCACCGCGGCGCCGGCCAAGGCGCCGAGAACGCGCCGCCGCTGGGGCTTCCTGGCCCGCCGGCTCGGCTTCTACGCCGTCGCCGCCGCGGCCGCGATCGTGCTGAACTTCCTGCTCCCGCGGCTGATGCCGGGCGACCCGTCGTCGGCGATCGTGGAGGAGCTGGAGCGGGTCAGCGGGCAGCAGGTGCCGCCGGAGACGCTGGCGTCGATCCGGGCGATCTTCGGCGACCCGAGCCAGAACCTGGGCGAACAGTTCGTCAGCTACCTCGGCCAGCTCGCGCACCTGGACCTCGGCGTGTCGATCGTCAACTTCCCGGTCCCGGTCGGCGACCTCGTGTGGCAGGCGCTGCCGTGGACGCTGCTGCTGGTGGGTGTGACGACGGTGCTGGCGTTCGTCGTCGGCACCGGGCTGGGCGTGCTGGCCGGCTGGAAGGCGGGCAGCCGCTTCGACGCCGTCGTGACGCCGCTGACGACGTTCCTGTCGTCGGTGCCGTACTTCTGGGTGGCGCTGCTGGCGCTGTGGGTGTTCGGGTTCCTGCTCGGCTGGTTCCCGCTCTCCGGCGGCTACGACCCGAACCTGACGGAGGGCCTGAACCTCCCGTTCCTGGCCAGCGTGCTGCACTACGGCGCGCTGCCGGCGACGACGATCGTGTTCTCCGCGTTCGGCGGCTGGCTGCTGGGCATGCGCAACATGATGGTGACGACGGTGCGCGAGGACTACGTGCTGCTGGCGCAGGCCAAGGGGCTGGCGCCGGGCCGGGTGATGCTGCGCTACGCCGCCCGCAACGCGATGCTGCCGAGCTTCACCGGGTTCGCGATGGCGCTGGGCGGGGTCGTCGGCGGGGCGCTGCTGACCGAGATCGTGTTCAGCTACCCGGGCATCGGCTACCTCATGTACGAGGCGCTGCAGAAGCGCGACTACCCGATGATGCAGGGCGTCTTCCTGCTGATCACGCTGGCGGTGCTGGTGGCGAACCTGGTGGCCGACTCGGTGTACGTGCTGCTCGACCCGCGCATCCGGGAACAGGGGTGA